From Alienimonas californiensis, a single genomic window includes:
- a CDS encoding CinA family protein yields the protein MPSLEEAAVALSDLLRSRCESLVLAESCTGGLAAAALVGLPGASDLLAGSFVTYQTESKAAWLGVSRAMLTQYGAVSPQVAAAMAAGAAVRTPHAAVAAAITGHLGPDAPPAENGRLVVGLRTPVGGAAVVEFRLPLTSGGRRKRQERAAALFLNAVTAALSESADERRP from the coding sequence ATGCCGTCGCTCGAAGAAGCCGCCGTCGCCCTCTCGGACCTGCTGCGGTCGCGGTGCGAATCGCTCGTGCTGGCGGAGAGCTGCACCGGCGGGCTGGCGGCGGCGGCCCTGGTCGGGCTGCCGGGGGCGTCCGACCTGCTGGCCGGGTCGTTCGTCACCTATCAAACGGAAAGCAAAGCCGCGTGGCTGGGCGTGTCACGGGCGATGCTGACGCAATACGGAGCGGTCAGCCCCCAGGTCGCCGCGGCGATGGCCGCCGGCGCCGCGGTGCGGACGCCCCACGCCGCCGTGGCGGCGGCGATCACCGGGCACCTCGGTCCGGACGCCCCGCCCGCTGAAAACGGACGGCTGGTCGTGGGGCTCCGGACGCCGGTCGGCGGGGCCGCGGTGGTCGAGTTCCGCCTCCCTCTCACCTCCGGCGGGCGCCGCAAGCGGCAGGAGCGGGCCGCGGCCCTGTTCCTGAATGCCGTGACCGCGGCACTGAGCGAGAGCGCCGACGAACGGCGGCCCTGA